One Brachybacterium aquaticum genomic region harbors:
- a CDS encoding DMT family transporter, protein MSWLLLAGAIVSEVAATLCLRVAATGRRWAYIPVALGYVIAFGLLSATLSAGMPLGVAYGIWTAAGIVATAVLSRVLFHEPLTRTMLAGMGLIVVGVLLVELGGTH, encoded by the coding sequence ATGAGCTGGCTGCTGCTCGCCGGCGCGATCGTCTCCGAGGTCGCCGCCACCCTGTGCCTGCGCGTCGCCGCGACCGGACGGCGCTGGGCGTACATCCCGGTCGCGCTCGGCTACGTGATCGCCTTCGGGCTGCTCTCCGCCACCCTCTCCGCGGGGATGCCGCTCGGGGTCGCCTACGGGATCTGGACCGCAGCGGGGATCGTCGCGACCGCCGTCCTCTCGCGCGTGCTGTTCCACGAGCCGCTCACCCGGACCATGCTCGCGGGGATGGGGCTGATCGTCGTCGGCGTGCTCCTCGTCGAGCTCGGCGGGACCCACTGA
- the larB gene encoding nickel pincer cofactor biosynthesis protein LarB — translation MADGAGALGADAPGAGGDGAADGRIEGLLELDLDRSRRRGAPEAVLCDAKSVEQVAAIAGEYARLAAAGREDLGPVLFTRADEARAAVVLEALPGALHDPAARLLAWPAEPPAETGGLVIVACAGTSDLPAAREAELTARYLGRPTRLIADIGIAGLHRLVGRLPELREAACVVVAAGMDGALPTVVAGQISAPVVALPTSVGYGVASGGVTAALTMLSACAPGIGVVNIDNGYGAGHLAAQIARWAPAPEE, via the coding sequence GTGGCTGACGGCGCGGGCGCGCTGGGCGCAGACGCGCCGGGCGCGGGCGGCGACGGTGCGGCCGACGGGCGCATCGAGGGCCTGCTCGAGCTGGACCTGGACCGCTCCCGCCGCCGCGGGGCGCCGGAGGCTGTGCTCTGCGACGCCAAGAGCGTCGAGCAGGTCGCCGCGATCGCCGGCGAGTACGCGCGCCTGGCCGCGGCCGGGCGCGAGGACCTCGGCCCGGTGCTCTTCACCCGGGCCGACGAGGCCCGCGCCGCGGTGGTCCTCGAGGCGCTGCCCGGCGCCCTCCACGACCCCGCCGCGCGCCTGCTCGCCTGGCCCGCGGAGCCGCCCGCGGAGACCGGCGGCCTCGTGATCGTGGCCTGCGCCGGCACGAGCGACCTGCCCGCCGCGCGCGAGGCCGAGCTCACCGCCCGCTACCTGGGCCGCCCCACCCGCCTTATCGCCGACATCGGCATCGCGGGGCTCCACCGGCTCGTCGGCCGCCTGCCCGAGCTGCGCGAGGCCGCCTGCGTGGTCGTCGCCGCCGGGATGGACGGGGCGCTGCCCACCGTGGTCGCCGGTCAGATCAGCGCGCCCGTCGTCGCCCTGCCCACGTCGGTCGGCTACGGGGTCGCCAGCGGCGGCGTCACCGCGGCGCTCACCATGCTCTCGGCCTGCGCGCCCGGCATCGGCGTGGTCAACATCGACAACGGCTACGGCGCCGGCCACCTCGCCGCCCAGATCGCCCGCTGGGCCCCCGCGCCGGAAGAGTGA
- a CDS encoding lactate racemase domain-containing protein: MSARTDTRTPQITPIPEGLAERAALLGGPEGILGDQQIHDFVLEQLAGQDLDGKSICLIVPDGTRSVPLPKVLPAIHGALDGRAASVTVLIALGTHAAMSEQAIDRLMGSTERGVAATYPGWEVVNHAWDDPDQIADLGVISAEQISELTGGLLNGQPMDVQINRLVVESDVNLIVGPVFPHEVVGFSGGNKYFFPGCSVHDVIDISHWVGALITASRIIGALGITPVRQLIDAASDLIPSEKLCFTMDVAEGGADLGAIAFGDPQAAWAACAKISAQTHITYVDKPYKRIVAIVPEMYEDMWTGAKGFYKSEPVCADGGEVIIYAPHITEVAAMHPGLREIGYHNIEYFTKQWDRFKDHPWGELAHSTHVTGLGTYDPETGEETQRVNRYFATAISKEETEAYNVLYMDPASLDLDALREDPDTLVIDHAGEVLFRLASDRDGGATTDQ, from the coding sequence ATGAGTGCGAGGACGGACACCCGGACCCCCCAGATCACCCCGATCCCGGAAGGCCTCGCCGAGCGCGCGGCCCTCCTCGGCGGCCCCGAGGGCATCCTCGGCGACCAGCAGATCCACGACTTCGTTCTCGAGCAGCTCGCCGGCCAGGACCTCGACGGCAAGAGCATCTGCCTCATCGTCCCCGACGGCACCCGCTCCGTCCCGCTGCCCAAGGTCCTCCCCGCCATCCACGGCGCCCTCGACGGCCGCGCCGCCTCCGTCACCGTGCTCATCGCGCTCGGCACCCACGCCGCGATGAGCGAGCAGGCCATCGACAGGCTCATGGGCTCCACCGAGCGCGGCGTCGCCGCGACCTACCCCGGCTGGGAGGTCGTCAACCACGCCTGGGACGACCCCGACCAGATCGCCGACCTCGGCGTGATCTCCGCCGAGCAGATCTCCGAGCTCACCGGCGGGCTGCTGAACGGCCAGCCCATGGACGTGCAGATCAACAGGCTCGTCGTCGAGTCCGACGTCAACCTCATCGTCGGCCCCGTCTTCCCCCACGAGGTCGTCGGCTTCTCCGGCGGCAACAAGTACTTCTTCCCCGGCTGCTCCGTCCACGACGTCATCGACATCTCCCACTGGGTGGGCGCGCTCATCACCGCCAGCCGCATCATCGGCGCCCTCGGAATCACCCCCGTGCGCCAGCTGATCGACGCCGCGAGCGACCTCATCCCCTCCGAGAAGCTCTGCTTCACCATGGACGTCGCCGAGGGCGGAGCGGATCTCGGCGCCATCGCCTTCGGCGACCCGCAGGCCGCCTGGGCCGCCTGCGCCAAGATCTCCGCGCAGACCCACATCACCTACGTCGACAAGCCCTACAAGCGCATCGTCGCGATCGTGCCCGAGATGTACGAGGACATGTGGACCGGCGCGAAGGGCTTCTACAAGTCCGAGCCCGTGTGCGCCGACGGCGGCGAGGTCATCATCTACGCCCCGCACATCACCGAGGTCGCCGCGATGCACCCCGGCCTGCGCGAGATCGGGTACCACAACATCGAGTACTTCACGAAGCAGTGGGACCGCTTCAAGGACCACCCGTGGGGCGAGCTCGCGCACTCCACGCACGTGACGGGCCTGGGCACCTACGACCCCGAGACCGGCGAGGAGACGCAGCGCGTGAATCGCTACTTCGCCACCGCCATCTCGAAGGAGGAGACCGAGGCCTACAACGTCCTGTACATGGACCCGGCCTCCCTCGACCTCGACGCCCTGCGCGAGGACCCCGACACCCTGGTCATCGACCACGCCGGCGAGGTGCTCTTCCGCCTGGCCTCCGACCGCGACGGCGGGGCGACGACGGACCAGTGA
- the larE gene encoding ATP-dependent sacrificial sulfur transferase LarE, giving the protein MTPESLHGEALALADAVSADLAGVRRLGVAYSGGVDSATLLALAVRALGEENVVALLGVSPSLARRERRLAHQVAAVIGVEVTEVHTHEGENPEYRKNDGARCFHCKDELFTRIGDEVVEAHALDAVAYGENADDATRHDRPGAGAATRHRVLRPLSVVGMTKSQVREVARQLSLPVADKPAAPCLASRIPFGQEVTPEKLRQIDDLEDVVYEQGFSDCRVRHHGAVGRIELPTDELPRAMEPAIREALVAAGKEAGFQHVTIDLDGIRSGLFSLQIVGKGARG; this is encoded by the coding sequence ATGACCCCCGAGTCCCTGCACGGGGAGGCGCTCGCCCTGGCCGACGCGGTCTCCGCCGACCTCGCCGGGGTGCGCCGCCTGGGCGTCGCCTACTCCGGCGGCGTCGACTCGGCGACCCTGCTCGCGCTCGCCGTGCGCGCCCTCGGCGAAGAGAACGTGGTCGCGCTCCTCGGAGTCTCGCCCTCCCTCGCCCGCCGCGAGCGGCGCCTGGCCCACCAGGTCGCCGCCGTGATCGGCGTGGAGGTCACCGAGGTGCACACCCACGAGGGCGAGAATCCTGAGTACCGCAAGAATGACGGCGCTCGCTGCTTCCACTGCAAGGACGAGCTGTTCACCCGCATCGGCGACGAGGTCGTCGAGGCGCACGCGCTCGACGCCGTCGCGTACGGCGAGAACGCCGACGACGCCACCCGCCACGACCGGCCCGGCGCCGGCGCCGCCACCCGTCACCGGGTGCTGCGTCCGCTCTCGGTCGTGGGGATGACGAAGTCGCAGGTCCGCGAGGTCGCCCGGCAGCTCTCCCTCCCGGTCGCGGACAAGCCCGCCGCCCCGTGCCTCGCCTCCCGCATCCCCTTCGGCCAGGAGGTCACCCCCGAGAAGCTGCGCCAGATCGACGACCTCGAGGACGTCGTCTACGAGCAGGGCTTCAGCGACTGCCGGGTGCGCCACCACGGCGCCGTCGGCCGCATCGAGCTGCCCACCGACGAGCTGCCCCGCGCGATGGAGCCCGCGATCCGCGAGGCCCTCGTCGCCGCCGGCAAGGAGGCGGGCTTCCAGCACGTCACGATCGACCTCGATGGCATCCGCTCGGGCCTGTTCTCCCTCCAGATCGTCGGAAAGGGTGCGCGTGGCTGA
- a CDS encoding LacI family DNA-binding transcriptional regulator — MAGKRVTIYDVAKQAGVAPSTVSRAFSRPGRVSAATHAKVMAAAKELDYRTSAPPSQERGHRHHRLGIEVPDLTNPYFAELVSGMQEAAQEQDFLLLLLDTVEDEARERSSLESAVNVVDGIVLSGTRLSDATLNHLSKRIPVMVMNRRVAGLDSVTPDFEHGMGQAMAHLAEHGLRTVTYVAGPVNSWSDGERWRAARMAARQHGLQIQRHGPFAPTTSGGEQAFEELRDSLPHAVVCYNDLVAFGFLISALRAGIRVPGELSVMGHDDIQLSRLVGGGLTTVVSPKRAQGRAAVERLVRRIENPSAHRTPVEGSLPVRLVPRGTTGPREVP, encoded by the coding sequence ATGGCGGGCAAGCGCGTGACGATCTACGACGTCGCCAAGCAGGCCGGGGTCGCCCCGTCCACCGTCTCCCGCGCGTTCTCCCGGCCCGGCCGCGTCAGCGCCGCCACCCACGCCAAGGTCATGGCCGCCGCGAAGGAGCTGGACTACCGCACCTCCGCCCCGCCCTCGCAGGAGCGCGGCCACCGCCACCACCGCCTCGGCATCGAGGTCCCCGACCTCACCAACCCCTACTTCGCCGAGCTCGTCTCCGGCATGCAGGAGGCCGCCCAGGAGCAGGACTTCCTGCTCCTGCTGCTGGACACCGTCGAGGACGAGGCCCGCGAGCGCTCGAGCCTGGAGAGCGCGGTGAACGTGGTCGACGGGATCGTGCTGTCCGGCACGCGACTGTCGGACGCGACCCTGAACCACCTCTCCAAGCGCATCCCCGTCATGGTCATGAACCGCCGCGTCGCGGGACTGGACTCGGTGACCCCCGACTTCGAGCACGGCATGGGCCAGGCGATGGCGCATCTGGCCGAGCACGGGCTGCGCACCGTCACCTACGTCGCCGGGCCCGTGAACTCCTGGTCCGACGGGGAGCGGTGGCGCGCCGCCCGCATGGCCGCCCGCCAGCACGGCCTGCAGATCCAGCGCCACGGCCCCTTCGCCCCCACCACCTCCGGCGGCGAGCAAGCCTTCGAGGAGCTGCGCGACTCCTTGCCCCACGCAGTGGTCTGCTACAACGACCTGGTCGCCTTCGGCTTCCTCATCTCCGCCCTGCGCGCCGGGATCCGGGTGCCCGGCGAGCTGTCGGTGATGGGCCACGACGACATCCAGCTCTCCCGCCTGGTCGGCGGCGGGCTCACCACCGTCGTCAGCCCCAAGCGCGCCCAGGGCCGCGCCGCCGTGGAGCGGCTCGTGCGCAGGATCGAGAACCCGTCGGCCCATCGCACCCCCGTCGAGGGCTCCCTGCCCGTGCGGCTCGTGCCGCGCGGCACCACCGGGCCCCGCGAGGTGCCCTGA
- a CDS encoding DMT family transporter: protein MTTWMLLVAAILSEVTATLSLRGALDHPALYGVVVAGYLLTFVLLAQVLSRSMALGVAYGIWGASGVVLTAGASALLFGESLTALKITGIVLIAAGVAVVELGSQQARREAAADEAAAADEAGAHRSDDPSADSSADPSAGPSAPFAADEWLAGATALGSRGEAELLHELEAGITDDRGEKRA, encoded by the coding sequence ATGACCACCTGGATGCTGCTCGTCGCGGCGATCCTCTCCGAGGTCACCGCCACCCTCTCCCTGCGCGGCGCGCTCGACCACCCCGCGCTGTACGGCGTGGTCGTCGCCGGCTACCTGCTCACCTTCGTGCTCCTCGCCCAGGTGCTCAGCCGGAGCATGGCTCTCGGCGTCGCCTACGGCATCTGGGGCGCGAGCGGCGTGGTCCTCACCGCCGGCGCCTCGGCGCTGCTCTTCGGCGAGTCGCTCACCGCCCTGAAGATCACCGGCATCGTGCTGATCGCCGCGGGGGTCGCGGTCGTCGAGCTCGGCTCCCAGCAGGCGCGGCGGGAGGCGGCGGCCGACGAGGCTGCCGCAGCCGACGAGGCCGGCGCCCATCGGTCGGATGACCCGTCGGCCGATTCGTCGGCCGACCCGTCGGCCGGTCCGAGCGCGCCCTTCGCGGCCGACGAGTGGCTCGCGGGGGCGACCGCGCTCGGCTCCCGTGGGGAGGCCGAGCTGCTCCACGAGCTCGAGGCCGGGATCACCGATGACCGCGGGGAGAAGCGCGCATGA
- a CDS encoding TetR/AcrR family transcriptional regulator, producing MAPADPARPAHRPSAREAMLAAAEAHLGADGTLTLDSAARAAGVTKPGLMYHFATKEELLAAVLERIAERYEREMLAEVAVMTGENPGEISAEQRVLAYLDWACRADLSAADLVIFADPHLRVALTERWQGQIERWLLVPADAPAPRRARLLAVRLMADGLWFDRASGLLETSADEAPALRTLAEGVLVEGRGAA from the coding sequence ATGGCACCCGCCGATCCCGCGCGCCCCGCGCACCGCCCGTCGGCCCGCGAGGCGATGCTCGCCGCCGCCGAGGCACACCTCGGCGCGGACGGCACCCTCACCCTCGACTCCGCGGCCCGCGCCGCCGGGGTCACCAAGCCCGGGCTGATGTACCACTTCGCCACCAAGGAGGAGCTGCTCGCGGCCGTGCTCGAGCGCATCGCCGAGCGCTACGAGCGCGAGATGCTCGCCGAAGTCGCGGTGATGACCGGCGAGAACCCCGGCGAGATCTCCGCCGAGCAGCGCGTCCTCGCCTATCTCGACTGGGCCTGTCGAGCCGACCTCTCCGCCGCCGACCTCGTCATCTTCGCCGACCCGCACCTGCGCGTCGCGCTCACCGAGCGCTGGCAGGGTCAGATCGAGCGCTGGCTGCTCGTCCCCGCGGACGCCCCCGCGCCGCGGCGTGCGCGCCTGCTGGCCGTGCGGCTCATGGCCGACGGGCTCTGGTTCGACCGCGCGAGCGGGCTGCTCGAGACCTCGGCCGACGAGGCGCCCGCGTTGCGCACGCTCGCCGAAGGGGTCCTCGTCGAGGGCAGGGGTGCGGCATGA